The following DNA comes from Nicotiana sylvestris chromosome 10, ASM39365v2, whole genome shotgun sequence.
cattgaaTGGACCAGAGAATTATTTCATTATGTCAgcataaaatacttatctctacttgatccgttcaatataTACAAAATGTATTAACACAAGAAGTCGGAATTAAATCATTCctataatcaagataaattatatttaatcttgtgttACAGCCTTTccgatggtttgtccaattcttTCATTAGTTTGTGAACATAAACTTTATGACTTATAAGAACAGGTGATTTGATCTTCCATGTATATgttaaactctatacactaaatagTCTATTATATAAGCAAAGggcacataaacaaatacaagatctatttaaaacaaaaccttaTTGAGTTGAATAAAGGAGTAAATAATTGTTCCATAAAAAATACTATAACAAATGCAAGGTTTATAGTATCTCCTAACACAACTAGTATTCATCATATTCAAACTCTTGATCAACTCCATACTCCCCAGCCTTAGTCTTCTGCTCATGAAAAAACACAGAGAGAGCAATATGAGCAATCAAAAGGGTATATCACAATCATAatttacaaaataaaaatcccaaaAGAAGCATAAATACCTCTGCAAGCATCCTGTATGTGTTCCTCAATTGAGTATTTGCCTTGCTCAAGAAAGAACTAGGCGACATGGAAATCCTctataataataacaaaaaaggATATTGAGCTTAGTCATGAGAGTTTTATTAAATGTATTGATATTTCTATTACAAGGGAAGAGAATCAAACCAATATCTATTGTGTGGAAAACTCACAGTATTAGTAAACTACATAAGTTTGGGTGATTTAGTGACGGTTCAACAAGCATAAAAAGCTCAAAAACAATACCTAAATCATATTATGAAACTATAACGCTCATCTAATTAGTTCGCATGAAGAGTGTGTGCTGATTAATAATAGTAGCAGtatataataataattaataagaaTAAAGCAATAATAATGGTCAAATTATAATACAAAATTGTATTAGTATGGTAAATTAAAGGTAGCAAAAGTGTACGGAAAATGACATACAACTAATAATGGTCAAAGCTTTATTAGTTAGTCGTACAGTTTTTTATATAGAGGAAATACAACCGCATAGAACAACACTGGAATGAAACAAAGTAAATTATATAACTTAaccatgaaaaataaaaataaataagttTTAGAATATGCGTCATTTACAGCCAAATACCATACGTTTGCAGAAAAATCAGACGATCGACAAGGATTCAAATCAAGATCACTATATGAAATAGGTATATAAGTTCTATGCATTAATGGGTAAATTTCTATTATAGGCATTAGTAATTAACATATAATAATTCATGAATATAAGAGAATTTAATTCTGTGACAACGTACCTTTGTGCAAGCTTCCCTTCTAATGTGAGGTGCAAAAACTCGAAGAGCCACCTTAAATATACGTATATAGATCAAGACATTATCAGTACTTAAGAAGTTGAGGGAAAATAATTAATTTGTGAAGaaggaaagagaaataaaaaatgaacaTACAAAAAGAATACCGAAAATAGAAAATTAATTCAAGGAAAATGAAAATTAACACTATGGATAAACTCTctctatataaaaaaaaaattaatcgaGAACTTTAGAAAGCTCACCCTTTCAAATTCGGGTTCATACAAATCTTCGTCGTCTCTAGAAGTTGTTTCTGgccaaaattgaaaaatattatgGAGGTGCTCGTTATCCTGTATTTCCAATCAAATAATTATGAGATTCAATATTAACGTAATTAATATTCAAAATACATGAAAAACTTAAAAGGATGAAACTTACTAACCTTCATGTGATTTATAAAGCCATCGCCTAGATATCTTTTTATATAATTAATCTGTCACAGAAGTTCATTTGAAAGACTTATTAATAAAACTTGATAAAAGCATAACAATCGAAGAAACGTTTTACTTGCAATATGAGATTTTTTGAAGCGAATTTATATTTATTCGGCCCAATTCagataaaaaaaaaatggaaaaaggttaccTGCTTCACGAGTGAAAAAGTGCTTAAGGTCAATTCAGTTTCACATATTGTGAGGGTGATTTTCTTATCACTATTATCCTGTAATGAAATTGAAAATTATTAGTTAACAAAACAAGAAAACTTTGTAACTGTTAATTAATTATTGACATAATTAAGTAGGAAATTAAAATACCTCAAGAAGTTTTAAAGCATTTTCTTTGGTAACACTTGAAGCTCTTATCAATATATCATCTTTCATGTCTTTTAAGTTTGCATAATTTTCTGCATCATCTGAAAATTTCTCAAGGCTGCCATTTTCAAAAATTACACCAAGTGCTTCTACGCAGGCACAGTTGACATTTTGATCATAATCTTCCTCTAGTTGTTTCAGCAAATACGAGAACAACCTGCACCAATTTCAAGAGATTTAAATTGAAAATATCTTTGGAAATATTaattcaaataaatcaaaagtcgtacaactaaaaataaaaggtttacaaacaataATTTGTACACAATATACCCTTTCCACTTCTTGTGATTAACACACCATCCATTTATTTCTGAAAGGAGGAGAGACCAGGCGGATATTGCTGCAGCAACAACCTACAATAtagcaaaaattaaaattataggtTCAGAATTCTAGTCTGGTTAAGTTCTGTTAAAATTATTCAATGAATTTCTTTAGATAAATACAAGGTTTAGACCAAAGCTAATGTTCGGCTGAAGGACTTACATTGGGTTTTGTATCTTCATTCATAATTTTCCATATAATCTCCATGGATCTTTCTGTTTCATCAGTATTTTTGGCACCAATAAGGGTGACAATAGCAAAACATTCTAATGCCtggtaattttattttaatttcatgAAATTTGTCAAAAATCCAGATAAACATAAAACTATTTCATatcatatatttaaaaaatatcaaACACAAAAGTTTACCTTTGCAGAATGAGATGACTTGGATTTGAGAACTTGAGGAAGAAACTCTAGTGAATATTCATATATCTCATGTGCATGATCTCCAGCCCCAAGTGTTATTGCTAACAGTCCTGCATCCCAATCAATTAATGAGTATAACTATAGTATTATCAAGCTATAGACAGGAGCAGAGTTAGAAGCCCAGACCGGTTGAATCTAATAAGTTTGGTTAAATATGGTATTTATGTTAAtaaattcattaaatatatacACTTATAGTAAATTTAGAACCAAGTTATTAGCACTTGAAGTTGTCTTTCTAAAATCCAGAACCATAAAGTTAAAATCTTGCCTCCAACTATAGagaaataatataattcaatatCCCTAGTGTAATTTAATGGAAATATGTACAAACCTATAAGTTGTAGTGCAAGATCAATTTCCAAAGCAGAACCTCGCTTCAACGAATTTTCGCATCGGTGTGTTAAAGTAACACAACTGAATAAAACATACACCAATGATTTAATCAGTATATTTCTCACCTAAATATTGTTATCTTCCAATCAAATTACAAAATAAATTCAGCAAAATTAAATATGTTACGTACATATTCTGAGCAAATTCATATCGCACCGCTTTCTTGAATTCAATGATCAATTTGCCTAGTGCGTCTTCTCTTATGGATCCCCTACAATTAGCAAAAAAAACAAGGCATATATATAATAGCAGTTATAAATCAttctaatttaaaatttt
Coding sequences within:
- the LOC104216397 gene encoding uncharacterized protein — its product is MQEKHQQQSKAHTIVRNKRSSVKNSTTMTDSDCTEFERTKPRKRRQKLIKRPISRSKTVCDYLEELYKKKGSIREDALGKLIIEFKKAVRYEFAQNICVTLTHRCENSLKRGSALEIDLALQLIGLLAITLGAGDHAHEIYEYSLEFLPQVLKSKSSHSAKALECFAIVTLIGAKNTDETERSMEIIWKIMNEDTKPNVVAAAISAWSLLLSEINGWCVNHKKWKGLFSYLLKQLEEDYDQNVNCACVEALGVIFENGSLEKFSDDAENYANLKDMKDDILIRASSVTKENALKLLEDNSDKKITLTICETELTLSTFSLVKQINYIKRYLGDGFINHMKDNEHLHNIFQFWPETTSRDDEDLYEPEFERVALRVFAPHIRREACTKRISMSPSSFLSKANTQLRNTYRMLAEKTKAGEYGVDQEFEYDEY